The window ATATAAGAAAAATTAAAAAAGACGAAATTGAAATCGTTTCTAAGATTACACAATCATGTACAGGTATTTCAAGAGAGTTCTACGGTGAAGATGTCGCTACGATACAAAAATGGTGGCTAGATGATGATATTGAAATGTTCGTTGCTCTAAAAAAACAACAAATCGTCGGTGTTTGTGTGATGGCAGTTTATGATAGCAATAAAGGTAAAGTTGCTTGGGTAAGAGAATTAGCTGTAAGACCAGAACATCAACATCAAAGGATTGGACAGTCATTATTAATAACTGGCTTAAAATGGGGTATGAATCAGGGAGCCACTCTTAGTTTTTTAGCTACGGATAAACATAATCATCATGCAATTAATTTATATACTCGTTTAGGTTTTGAAAATAATGGAGAACGAGGCCAAATTAATATGACAAAAAGTTTTTAAATTTATTTAATTTTATTAAAAGAAGGGCTGTGGTTAATCTTAAAATTAACTGACAGCCCTTTTGATATACTTTCTATTATAATTGTCATAGGTCCATTATAAACTAATGACCCTTTAATCATGCTTGCAAAGTTTTCTGTTTTAACTTTTAATATTTTTGGTTTTAGTTTATCTTTAAATTCATCATATAAAACTTTAGTTTGTTCTGGTCTTACTGATTCTATAAAAAAAATTGGTCCATTATCTTTTCTTGTATCAGAGTGGTAAGTGAAGTGTGTTTTGTATGGGATAAAAAT of the Haloplasma contractile SSD-17B genome contains:
- a CDS encoding GNAT family N-acetyltransferase → MLDHLIKKAKSYDFHSFQYDMPSNPILIKDYKNTILIGEENGNRVKCFWGTNKVEHLVEVSNQVNSEIECKELLLEFIPEEFVETLQKSGFQIISEWIDFWVKDISKVNLESPIVCDIRKIKKDEIEIVSKITQSCTGISREFYGEDVATIQKWWLDDDIEMFVALKKQQIVGVCVMAVYDSNKGKVAWVRELAVRPEHQHQRIGQSLLITGLKWGMNQGATLSFLATDKHNHHAINLYTRLGFENNGERGQINMTKSF
- a CDS encoding D-aminoacyl-tRNA deacylase, which gives rise to MFIPYKTHFTYHSDTRKDNGPIFFIESVRPEQTKVLYDEFKDKLKPKILKVKTENFASMIKGSLVYNGPMTIIIESISKGLSVNFKINHSPSFNKIK